One genomic region from Prunus persica cultivar Lovell chromosome G3, Prunus_persica_NCBIv2, whole genome shotgun sequence encodes:
- the LOC18783253 gene encoding cucumber peeling cupredoxin yields MESKMVVVFGVFVAVFVQCVAAQTTHVVGDSLGWAIPQSGQQYVTWASANKFAVGDILTFNFATNEHDVQQVPKASFDSCSWDKVIGSSIRTGPANVTLTSAGDNYFICTYGTHCQSGQKLAITVSAAAPGASPSAPTSAPPPPLATTPPTTPSPSSKNPAACAPVPSPSPSTAGGPTVKATPRSSPPPDNSSSPAVVAGFSLSFLSLVIMGLFF; encoded by the exons atggagagcaAAATGGTGGTTGTTTTTGGTGTGTTTGTGGCCGTGTTTGTGCAATGTGTAGCAGCACAGACAACGCATGTGGTGGGAGATAGCTTAGGTTGGGCCATTCCACAATCTGGGCAACAATATGTCACTTGGGCATCTGCTAACAAGTTCGCCGTTGGTGATATTCTCA CTTTCAACTTCGCCACCAACGAACACGATGTACAACAAGTACCCAAAGCATCGTTCGACTCATGCAGCTGGGACAAAGTAATTGGCTCGTCCATCAGAACAGGCCCAGCCAACGTCACGCTCACCTCAGCAGGCGACAACTACTTCATCTGCACTTACGGCACCCACTGCCAGTCAGGCCAGAAGCTAGCCATCACCGTCTCAGCCGCCGCCCCTGGAGCCTCGCCCTCTGCACCAACTTCtgcgccaccaccaccactggCCACTACCCCTCCTACCACACCATCACCGTCATCGAAAAACCCTGCTGCTTGTGCTCCAGTCCCGTCACCGTCACCGTCCACGGCTGGCGGGCCCACTGTGAAGGCTACTCCCCGGTCTTCCCCGCCCCCTGATAATTCTTCTTCACCGGCTGTTGTGGCGGGTTTCTCTTTGTCCTTCTTGTCCCTTGTCAtcatgggtttgttcttttag
- the LOC18784125 gene encoding F-box/kelch-repeat protein At3g06240 isoform X1 yields MTHAKQAEPSFPPKRLENSWCEAIASKSTASATPIRNTEMGPFITDVPKSVLQDVIMKLPPRSIIMCKSVCKTWYSLISDPAFARLHFAQAEAYPMVRPVDGRSVSRNLFLVEPEDSSGFDLKDYDCNRSRVHMNLSKYKFPLCHAEELLNYHRNGNVMPSHETEREVHMKMTKIDDNNNEVDWGESIAFMMQYDHNNYNLVNSCNGLLCLSDYFVKYPAAVCNPITGEFINLPHGPQHEKAMTLIGSGLGFSPRTNEYKVVRILKERTRDPNKVAEIHTLGTGSWKSVGAAPCSDSQQSFPTCVKGMLYWFCGEWTCASVISFDLDTEEFESVPSLPFREGGRDVGMGDLGGSLCLCKIESFEINVWVMNDSGPQKLWMKKISICTAFTRSWPSGVYIPMKYFENDGLLMFNSRLNAFFYHHPGNHSPFIYLKLREMNYSASEAISHVPSFISLKDILVGKDVEILNINSRCAVLKLPGETEALSLVEENASSIRF; encoded by the exons ATGACCCATGCCAAACAAGCAGAGCCCTCTTTTCCGCCCAAG AGATTGGagaattcttggtgtgaagccaTTGCATCAAAATCCACAGCTTCAGCCACCCCAATACGAAACACAGAAATGGGTCCTTTTATAACAGATGTTCCAAAGTCTGTCCTTCAAGATGTTATAATGAAGCTGCCACCAAGGAGCATTATCATGTGCAAAAGCGTCTGCAAGACTTGGTATTCTCTAATTTCGGACCCTGCATTTGCTAGGCTGCATTTCGCACAAGCAGAGGCCTATCCTATGGTCCGGCCCGTGGATGGAAGAAGCGTGTCAAGAAACCTTTTCTTGGTTGAGCCTGAAGATAGCTCTGGTTTTGATTTGAAGGACTATGATTGTAACCGGTCTCGTGTCCACATGAATCTTTCCAAATATAAATTCCCATTGTGTCATGCTGAGGAGTTACTCAATTACCATAGGAATGGCAATGTGATGCCTAGTCATGAAACTGAAAGAGAGGTTCACATGAAGATGACGAAAATTGATGACAACAACAACGAGGTGGATTGGGGTGAAAGTATCGCTTTCATGATGCAATATGATCACAACAACTACAACTTGGTAAATTCTTGTAACGGTTTGCTTTGCCTGTCTGATTATTTCGTGAAGTACCCTGCTGCTGTGTGCAATCCAATAACCGGCGAATTTATAAACCTTCCCCATGGTCCTCAACATGAGAAGGCAATGACTTTAATCGGTAGTGGATTAGGTTTCAGTCCGAGGACTAACGAATATAAGGTGGTGAGAATTCTTAAGGAACGGACACGTGATCCCAATAAGGTTGCTGAGATACACACCCTGGGAACAGGTTCATGGAAATCTGTTGGCGCTGCTCCCTGCTCAGACTCTCAGCAATCATTCCCCACTTGTGTGAAAGGAATGCTTTATTGGTTTTGCGGTGAGTGGACATGTGCTAGTGTGATTTCATTTGACTTGGATACTGAAGAGTTCGAATCGGTTCCATCACTGCCTTTTCGGGAGGGTGGTCGTGATGTGGGCATGGGAGATTTGGGAGGTAGCCTTTGTCTGTGTAAAATTGAGAGTTTTGAAATCAATGTGTGGGTAATGAATGATTCTGGTCCACAAAAACTTTGGATGAAGAAGATATCGATTTGTACTGCTTTTACTCGAAGTTGGCCAAGTGGCGTATACATACCCATGAAATACTTTGAGAATGATGGTCTGTTGATGTTTAATTCTCGTCTCAATGCCTTCTTTTACCATCACCCAGGAAACCACAGTCCATTCATTTATCTTAAGCTTCGAGAGATGAATTATTCAGCTTCTGAGGCAATTAGTCATGTTCCGAGCTTTATTTCGCTCAAGGATATTCTGGTGGGGAAGGATGTAGAAATACTGAATATCAATTCAAG GTGTGCAGTGTTGAAGCTGCCCGGAGAGACCGAAGCCCTATCTCTGGTGGAAGAAAATGCCAGTTCGATACGCTTCTGA
- the LOC18783449 gene encoding berberine bridge enzyme-like 21 — protein sequence MREAMPRMMMLSLVLLLVFHVSASWAASASVYDNFLQCLNTNTNPSSTQLSNIIYAENNPSYSSVLRAYIRNSRFNTTSTPKPVLIVTPSASSHVQASVVCAKQLGIQLRIRSGGHDYEGLSYWSDQTFIVLDMFNLRTVTVDDIEDSSVWVQAGATLGELYYRISEKSKVHGFPAGICPTVGIGGHISGGGYGNMLRKFGLAVDNVLDAQIVDAKGRLLDRKAMGEDLFWAIKGGGGGSFGVIVAYKLKLVPVPETVTVFQAARTLEENATAIVSRWQEVAPTTDDGLFMRLLLQPGSNTVKATIMAEFLGNADQLVSLLGKQFPELGLKKDDCKEMSWIESVLWWANYDNGTSPDVLLDRNPDHANFLKRKSDYVQTPISKSRLELVWKKMIEIGKIGLVFNPYGGMMSRIPASATPFPHRAGNLFKVQYSVSWGEAGAEAEKNYTTDTRRLFRFMTPFVSKNPRSAFLNYRDLDIGVNKFGNRSYEQGKVYGLKYFNENFDRLVKVKTAVDPANFFRNEQSIPSFENEEGRGKGKSKVTGTSRRNEKGKKDKHGEIWVYELIPRMADLDYCKVVDPTAVPRILQWRTTTLFPR from the exons ATGAGAGAAGCAATGCCTCGGATGATGATGCTTTCACTTGTTCTTCTCCTGGTTTTTCATGTTTCTGCTTCATGGGCAGCCTCAGCTTCTGTCTATGACAACTTTCTTCAATGCCTAAACACCAACACAAACCCATCATCAACCCAATTGTCCAACATAATCTATGCCGAAAACAACCCTTCATACTCATCTGTTCTAAGAGCCTACATCAGAAACTCAAGGTTCAACACCacttcaaccccaaaaccagTCCTCATCGTCACACCCTCAGCTTCATCTCATGTTCAAGCTTCTGTTGTCTGTGCCAAACAGCTTGGCATACAGCTGAGAATCCGAAGCGGCGGGCACGATTATGAGGGCCTTTCTTACTGGTCTGATCAGACCTTTATTGTCCTTGACATGTTCAACCTCAGGACTGTGACTGTAGACGACATTGAGGACAGCTCGGTTTGGGTTCAGGCTGGAGCCACACTTGGAGAATTGTACTATAGGATTTCAGAGAAGAGCAAAGTTCATGGCTTTCCTGCTGGAATTTGTCCCACAGTTGGTATTGGTGGGCACATAAGTGGTGGTGGCTATGGAAACATGTTGAGGAAGTTTGGCCTTGCTGTTGACAATGTCCTTGATGCTCAGATTGTTGATGCTAAGGGGAGACTTCTTGACAGAAAAGCCATGGGAGAAGACCTGTTTTGGGCCATTAAAGGAGGGGGTGGAGGAAGCTTTGGTGTCATTGTTGCATACAAATTGAAGCTGGTTCCTGTCCCAGAAACTGTCACAGTTTTCCAGGCTGCGAGAACGTTGGAAGAGAATGCAACCGCCATTGTTTCGAGGTGGCAAGAGGTGGCGCCAACCACAGATGATGGTCTGTTTATGAGGCTGCTGTTGCAGCCAGGGAGCAACACTGTTAAGGCCACAATTATGGCTGAGTTTCTAGGCAATGCTGACCAACTTGTGTCATTGTTGGGGAAGCAGTTTCCTGAGTTAGGTTTGAAGAAGGATGACTGTAAGGAGATGAGCTGGATTGAGTCTGTTCTTTGGTGGGCTAACTATGATAATGGGACCTCCCCTGATGTGTTGCTTGATAGAAATCCTGATCATGCAAATTTCCTGAAAAGAAAGTCTGATTATGTTCAAACCCCAATTTCCAAAAGTAGGTTGGAGTTAGTGTGGAAGAAGATGATTGAAATAGGCAAAATAGGTTTGGTTTTCAATCCATATGGTGGGATGATGAGTCGGATTCCGGCCTCTGCCACCCCTTTTCCGCACCGTGCTGGGAACTTGTTCAAAGTTCAGTACTCTGTGAGCTGGGGGGAAGCAGGGGCTGAAGCAGAGAAGAATTATACCACAGACACCAGGAGGCTTTTCAGGTTCATGACCCCATTTGTGTCCAAGAACCCAAGGAGTGCTTTCTTGAATTACAGGGACCTTGACATTGGTGTCAATAAATTTGGTAATAGAAGCTATGAACAGGGAAAGGTGTATGGTTTGAAGTACttcaatgaaaattttgataggTTGGTGAAGGTGAAGACTGCTGTTGATCCAGCAAATTTCTTCAGGAACGAGCAGAGCATCCC AAGCTTTGAAAatgaagagggaagagggaaggggAAAAGTAAGGTAACGGGAACAAGCCGGAGAAATGAGAAGGGCAAGAAGGATAAGCATGGTGAA ATTTGGgtatatgaattaattcctAGAATGGCGGACTTGGATTACTGCAAGGTTGTTGATCCAACAGCTGTCCCGCGTATTTTGCAATGGAGAACTACTACGTTGTTTCCGAGATGA
- the LOC18784125 gene encoding F-box/kelch-repeat protein At3g06240 isoform X2 produces MGPFITDVPKSVLQDVIMKLPPRSIIMCKSVCKTWYSLISDPAFARLHFAQAEAYPMVRPVDGRSVSRNLFLVEPEDSSGFDLKDYDCNRSRVHMNLSKYKFPLCHAEELLNYHRNGNVMPSHETEREVHMKMTKIDDNNNEVDWGESIAFMMQYDHNNYNLVNSCNGLLCLSDYFVKYPAAVCNPITGEFINLPHGPQHEKAMTLIGSGLGFSPRTNEYKVVRILKERTRDPNKVAEIHTLGTGSWKSVGAAPCSDSQQSFPTCVKGMLYWFCGEWTCASVISFDLDTEEFESVPSLPFREGGRDVGMGDLGGSLCLCKIESFEINVWVMNDSGPQKLWMKKISICTAFTRSWPSGVYIPMKYFENDGLLMFNSRLNAFFYHHPGNHSPFIYLKLREMNYSASEAISHVPSFISLKDILVGKDVEILNINSRCAVLKLPGETEALSLVEENASSIRF; encoded by the exons ATGGGTCCTTTTATAACAGATGTTCCAAAGTCTGTCCTTCAAGATGTTATAATGAAGCTGCCACCAAGGAGCATTATCATGTGCAAAAGCGTCTGCAAGACTTGGTATTCTCTAATTTCGGACCCTGCATTTGCTAGGCTGCATTTCGCACAAGCAGAGGCCTATCCTATGGTCCGGCCCGTGGATGGAAGAAGCGTGTCAAGAAACCTTTTCTTGGTTGAGCCTGAAGATAGCTCTGGTTTTGATTTGAAGGACTATGATTGTAACCGGTCTCGTGTCCACATGAATCTTTCCAAATATAAATTCCCATTGTGTCATGCTGAGGAGTTACTCAATTACCATAGGAATGGCAATGTGATGCCTAGTCATGAAACTGAAAGAGAGGTTCACATGAAGATGACGAAAATTGATGACAACAACAACGAGGTGGATTGGGGTGAAAGTATCGCTTTCATGATGCAATATGATCACAACAACTACAACTTGGTAAATTCTTGTAACGGTTTGCTTTGCCTGTCTGATTATTTCGTGAAGTACCCTGCTGCTGTGTGCAATCCAATAACCGGCGAATTTATAAACCTTCCCCATGGTCCTCAACATGAGAAGGCAATGACTTTAATCGGTAGTGGATTAGGTTTCAGTCCGAGGACTAACGAATATAAGGTGGTGAGAATTCTTAAGGAACGGACACGTGATCCCAATAAGGTTGCTGAGATACACACCCTGGGAACAGGTTCATGGAAATCTGTTGGCGCTGCTCCCTGCTCAGACTCTCAGCAATCATTCCCCACTTGTGTGAAAGGAATGCTTTATTGGTTTTGCGGTGAGTGGACATGTGCTAGTGTGATTTCATTTGACTTGGATACTGAAGAGTTCGAATCGGTTCCATCACTGCCTTTTCGGGAGGGTGGTCGTGATGTGGGCATGGGAGATTTGGGAGGTAGCCTTTGTCTGTGTAAAATTGAGAGTTTTGAAATCAATGTGTGGGTAATGAATGATTCTGGTCCACAAAAACTTTGGATGAAGAAGATATCGATTTGTACTGCTTTTACTCGAAGTTGGCCAAGTGGCGTATACATACCCATGAAATACTTTGAGAATGATGGTCTGTTGATGTTTAATTCTCGTCTCAATGCCTTCTTTTACCATCACCCAGGAAACCACAGTCCATTCATTTATCTTAAGCTTCGAGAGATGAATTATTCAGCTTCTGAGGCAATTAGTCATGTTCCGAGCTTTATTTCGCTCAAGGATATTCTGGTGGGGAAGGATGTAGAAATACTGAATATCAATTCAAG GTGTGCAGTGTTGAAGCTGCCCGGAGAGACCGAAGCCCTATCTCTGGTGGAAGAAAATGCCAGTTCGATACGCTTCTGA